The Catenuloplanes niger genome includes a window with the following:
- a CDS encoding phospholipase D family protein: protein MDVEEWFLTARERGNPSSAIPTWTTGNLAEPLVHGDSYFDHLVTEVEALEAGDHLFFTDWRGDPDERLRPAGPTVAELFSAAARRGVIVKGLMWRSHLDKLQYSEEENRHLGESVADAGGEVLLDQRVRRGGSHHQKLVVIRHPGAPERDVAFAGGIDLCHSRRDTAAHDGDPQAVRMSPRYGEHPPWHDVQVMLRGPVVGALDLTFRERWTDPHPLDSRSPLAWLRDLTAGADLHADTLPDPLPDPPECGPHAVQVLRTYPDLSLDRGYPFAPDGERTIARGYTKAIRRARHLIYLEDQYLWSAEVATLFADALRDNPDLHLVAVVPRHPDVDGAFALPPNLVGRAEAISVCKRAAGDRVHVFDVENHAGNPVYVHAKVCVTDDTWASIGSDNFNRRSWTHDSELSCAVLDPGGTFARDLRLTLWREHLDRADGDDADLIDPASAIKVITEAAQRLDDWHAGGRVGPRPPGRLRPHTPERLGPLTKAWALPAYRLVYDPDGRPLRARRANTW from the coding sequence GTGGACGTCGAGGAGTGGTTTCTCACCGCACGGGAACGAGGCAACCCGTCCAGCGCTATACCCACCTGGACCACCGGCAACCTCGCAGAACCGCTTGTTCACGGAGATTCATACTTCGATCACCTCGTAACGGAGGTGGAGGCGCTGGAAGCGGGCGACCACCTCTTCTTCACGGACTGGCGCGGCGACCCGGACGAGCGTCTCCGGCCGGCCGGGCCGACCGTCGCGGAGCTGTTCTCGGCCGCGGCCCGGCGCGGGGTGATCGTCAAGGGGCTGATGTGGCGCTCCCACCTGGACAAGCTGCAGTACTCCGAGGAGGAGAACCGGCACCTCGGCGAGTCGGTCGCGGACGCGGGCGGGGAGGTGCTGCTGGACCAGCGGGTCCGGCGCGGCGGCTCGCACCACCAGAAGCTGGTGGTGATCCGCCATCCGGGCGCGCCGGAGCGGGACGTCGCGTTCGCCGGCGGCATCGACCTCTGCCACAGCCGCCGGGACACGGCCGCGCACGACGGAGACCCGCAGGCGGTACGGATGTCGCCGCGCTACGGCGAGCATCCGCCCTGGCACGACGTGCAGGTGATGCTGCGCGGGCCGGTGGTCGGCGCGCTCGACCTGACGTTCCGCGAGCGCTGGACCGACCCGCACCCGCTCGACTCGCGCAGCCCGCTGGCCTGGCTGCGCGACCTGACCGCCGGCGCCGACCTGCACGCGGACACGCTGCCGGACCCGCTGCCGGACCCGCCGGAGTGCGGCCCGCACGCGGTCCAGGTGCTCCGCACCTATCCCGACCTGTCGCTCGACCGGGGTTACCCGTTCGCGCCGGACGGCGAGCGGACGATCGCGCGCGGCTACACCAAGGCGATCCGCCGCGCCCGGCACCTGATCTACCTGGAGGACCAGTACCTCTGGTCGGCCGAGGTCGCCACGCTCTTCGCGGACGCGCTCCGGGACAACCCCGACCTGCACCTGGTCGCGGTCGTCCCGCGGCACCCGGACGTGGACGGCGCGTTCGCGCTCCCGCCCAACCTGGTGGGCCGGGCCGAGGCGATCTCGGTCTGCAAGCGGGCCGCCGGCGACCGCGTGCACGTGTTCGACGTCGAGAACCACGCCGGCAACCCGGTCTACGTACACGCCAAGGTCTGCGTCACCGACGACACGTGGGCCAGCATCGGCAGCGACAACTTCAACCGCCGCTCCTGGACCCACGACAGTGAGCTCTCCTGCGCGGTGCTCGACCCCGGCGGCACGTTCGCCCGTGACCTGCGGCTCACGCTGTGGCGCGAGCACCTCGACCGGGCCGACGGTGACGACGCCGACCTGATCGACCCGGCCTCCGCGATCAAGGTGATCACCGAGGCGGCGCAGCGCCTCGACGACTGGCACGCCGGCGGCCGGGTCGGGCCGCGCCCGCCGGGCCGGTTGCGCCCGCACACGCCGGAGCGGCTCGGACCGCTCACCAAGGCGTGGGCGCTCCCGGCGTACCGCCTGGTCTACGACCCGGACGGCCGCCCGCTGCGGGCCCGCCGGGCGAACACCTGGTGA
- a CDS encoding CATRA conflict system CASPASE/TPR repeat-associated protein encodes MTSLVLHAFAPLDGPAAPHARHQIQLLWAACGDVLGMDARVPGSRLRIMPSDWRGGPRVAAIAARERPGGPPPGPPVPGDDPHSAGWASGGGFRAILRRDRDVLVLSAVLTGAGDTGWVELDRWLDDASAGGVDALIGTARVYRASSANPARPPDRAALPQFATHAGWQDDRIRFGDRACGWELSPRQDTRRERRLVVTGPEPSLSALTWGSGEDELPPLARYLRHAGVLRYLYRIWTGDQRRIGAMREPGVDRSRLAVEAARLSGMFGTATGALRELSAAAAAARSRGDGGLDLVTDDRRFGHWLTRQLDDASTALENLRRTPAGPTSASAGAPGAGPVHHRPPASREAPPAGHRATAPGPAPGTAPPAGSPTAPGTTSAAGRSDPATTDPASTDPASTTGRSGTAPAGPPPGEAPPVGSSAGPWTGVPDPAAEPPHPSRPGSPQHALRMLFTVDAVGYSTNDADGRDLVQRRILHVVTEALAEMHLALTDTDRQVAGDGLSVILPANIDLPRALAQLLHGTAVALRAERGRYAAPLRLRMGVSIGKVRPAVLGYSDFTIIETNRLVDSAALRTVLDADPALLLAALISDRLYPFTVAEGHARLAPTDFAETPVMIKSYKARAWLWTPR; translated from the coding sequence GTGACCTCACTGGTCCTGCATGCGTTCGCGCCGCTCGACGGCCCGGCCGCGCCGCACGCCCGGCACCAGATCCAGCTGCTCTGGGCCGCCTGCGGTGACGTGCTCGGCATGGACGCGCGGGTGCCCGGCTCCCGGCTGCGGATCATGCCGAGCGACTGGCGGGGCGGCCCACGCGTCGCCGCGATCGCCGCCCGGGAACGGCCCGGCGGCCCCCCACCCGGGCCGCCGGTGCCCGGTGACGACCCGCACTCGGCCGGGTGGGCGTCCGGCGGCGGATTCCGCGCGATCCTGCGCCGCGACCGGGACGTGCTGGTCCTCTCCGCGGTCCTGACCGGCGCCGGTGACACCGGCTGGGTGGAGCTGGACCGCTGGCTGGACGACGCCTCGGCCGGTGGCGTCGACGCGCTGATCGGCACCGCCCGCGTCTACCGGGCGTCCTCGGCGAACCCGGCCCGCCCGCCGGACCGGGCCGCGCTGCCCCAGTTCGCCACGCATGCCGGCTGGCAGGACGACCGCATCCGGTTCGGCGACCGGGCGTGCGGCTGGGAGCTGTCGCCCCGCCAGGACACCCGCCGCGAGCGCCGGCTGGTCGTCACCGGGCCGGAGCCGAGCCTGTCCGCGCTCACCTGGGGTTCCGGCGAGGACGAGCTGCCGCCGCTGGCCCGCTACCTGCGACATGCCGGCGTGCTGCGCTACCTCTACCGGATCTGGACCGGGGACCAGCGCCGGATCGGCGCGATGCGCGAGCCCGGCGTCGACCGGAGCCGGCTGGCGGTCGAGGCCGCGCGGCTGAGCGGGATGTTCGGCACCGCCACCGGCGCGCTGCGGGAGCTCTCCGCGGCCGCGGCGGCGGCCCGGTCGCGCGGCGACGGCGGGCTGGACCTGGTCACCGACGACCGCCGGTTCGGCCACTGGCTGACCCGGCAGCTGGACGACGCGTCGACCGCGCTGGAGAACCTGCGGCGCACACCCGCGGGTCCGACGTCGGCTTCGGCCGGCGCTCCCGGCGCCGGCCCGGTCCACCACCGGCCGCCGGCGTCCCGCGAGGCACCGCCGGCCGGCCACCGAGCGACCGCACCGGGCCCGGCGCCCGGCACCGCACCGCCGGCCGGCTCACCCACCGCACCCGGCACCACCTCGGCCGCCGGCCGGTCCGACCCGGCCACGACCGACCCGGCCTCGACCGACCCGGCCTCGACCACCGGCCGGTCCGGTACGGCCCCGGCGGGCCCGCCGCCCGGGGAGGCGCCGCCGGTCGGCTCGTCCGCCGGTCCCTGGACGGGCGTGCCGGACCCGGCGGCCGAGCCGCCGCACCCGTCCCGGCCGGGGTCGCCGCAGCACGCGCTGCGGATGCTGTTCACGGTCGACGCGGTCGGCTACAGCACGAACGACGCCGACGGGCGCGACCTCGTGCAGCGCCGCATCCTGCACGTGGTCACCGAGGCCCTGGCCGAGATGCATCTCGCGCTGACCGACACGGACCGCCAGGTCGCCGGCGACGGCCTCAGCGTGATCCTGCCCGCCAACATCGACCTGCCGCGCGCGCTGGCCCAGCTGCTGCACGGCACCGCCGTCGCGCTCCGGGCCGAACGCGGCCGGTACGCGGCACCGCTGCGGCTGCGGATGGGCGTCTCGATCGGCAAGGTGCGCCCGGCCGTGCTCGGCTACTCCGACTTCACCATCATCGAGACGAACCGGCTGGTCGACAGCGCCGCGCTGCGCACCGTGCTGGACGCGGACCCGGCCCTGCTGCTGGCCGCGTTGATCTCCGACCGGCTCTACCCGTTCACGGTGGCCGAGGGCCACGCGCGCCTGGCGCCGACCGACTTCGCCGAGACGCCCGTGATGATCAAGTCGTACAAGGCGCGCGCCTGGCTCTGGACGCCGAGGTAG
- a CDS encoding helix-turn-helix transcriptional regulator produces the protein MVIESPPGGGRTRLLEEIGAGARAAGRTVLRLPAGPVDPAELDRQLASAAARPAGDGPAPLLIDDPRWTDPVVAVALAGAYRTARVLPILARRAGTRLPGLDPLDLARVLRVPLGPLGPDATAAALAALFGAEPDAALRGLAAVAGGLPGPLIELARGLRDEHLAVVADGRATLRDRRLPTAVRDRIGHRVGLLTPVARHLVQVATTLDDEFHLREVAGLLGGPVAALLPAVDEALTAGLLADRGERLSFAHDLVRAEVTRTIPRPVRAALHDDAACLDRGAPGGFRTRQPVAGGPRTVLTDLHRDTARCGPARPPVQRPRIAADRFRPAPPPGPAVSGLSDREREIALLVATGLTNAAIASKIELSPHTVNYHLRQIFRKLGIASRAELAALISGDDGPR, from the coding sequence GTGGTGATCGAAAGCCCGCCCGGCGGAGGCCGGACGCGGCTCCTGGAGGAGATCGGGGCCGGTGCGCGCGCGGCCGGCCGCACGGTCCTGCGACTGCCGGCCGGCCCGGTCGACCCGGCCGAGCTGGACCGGCAGCTCGCGTCCGCGGCGGCCCGGCCCGCCGGTGACGGCCCGGCGCCGCTGCTGATCGACGATCCGCGGTGGACCGACCCGGTGGTGGCCGTGGCGCTCGCGGGCGCCTACCGCACCGCGCGGGTGCTGCCGATCCTGGCCCGCCGGGCCGGCACCCGGCTGCCCGGCCTGGACCCGCTCGACCTGGCGCGGGTGCTGCGGGTACCGCTGGGCCCGCTCGGCCCGGACGCGACCGCCGCGGCGCTGGCGGCGTTGTTCGGCGCCGAGCCGGACGCGGCGTTGCGCGGGCTGGCCGCCGTGGCGGGCGGTCTGCCCGGACCGCTGATCGAGCTGGCCCGCGGCCTGCGGGACGAGCACCTGGCCGTGGTGGCGGACGGGCGCGCGACGCTGCGCGACCGGCGGCTCCCCACGGCGGTCCGGGACCGGATCGGTCACCGGGTCGGCCTGCTCACGCCGGTGGCGCGGCATCTGGTGCAGGTCGCGACCACCCTGGACGACGAGTTCCACCTGCGCGAGGTGGCCGGCCTGCTCGGCGGCCCGGTGGCGGCGCTGCTGCCGGCCGTCGACGAGGCGCTGACCGCGGGGCTGCTGGCCGACCGGGGCGAGCGGCTGTCGTTCGCGCACGACCTGGTCCGCGCGGAGGTGACGAGGACGATCCCCCGGCCGGTACGGGCGGCGCTGCACGACGACGCCGCGTGCCTCGACCGGGGCGCCCCCGGCGGGTTCCGGACCCGGCAGCCGGTGGCCGGCGGCCCGCGTACCGTGCTGACGGACCTGCACCGGGACACCGCGCGGTGCGGTCCTGCCCGGCCGCCGGTGCAGCGCCCGCGGATCGCCGCCGACCGGTTCCGGCCGGCGCCGCCGCCCGGCCCGGCCGTGTCCGGGTTGAGCGATCGGGAGCGTGAGATCGCGCTGCTGGTCGCGACCGGGCTGACCAACGCGGCGATCGCCTCGAAGATCGAACTGTCCCCGCACACCGTCAACTACCACCTGCGCCAGATCTTCCGGAAGCTCGGCATCGCCTCCCGCGCCGAGCTGGCCGCGCTGATCTCCGGCGACGACGGCCCACGCTGA
- a CDS encoding DUF2306 domain-containing protein: MTPSVVSRPPAPRRRRGGRVSWTLVTLASLAVTGYFVGQYMTGTLDELAAEEVGLATTYAPQPFWVRIVFYVHIVSAGLALAVGPFQFVRAIRRRLPVAHRWAGRTYVAAIAFAAPSGLVMAFYSSAAFVGLFGFGTLAVLWGWTTWRGYRAIRARDVASHQAWMIRSFALTFAAPTLRLWFGLLIGVQLLMGRAAEISVDEITGIAYAAVPFLCWMPNVVVAELMIRRRNLPGLHLSPPPTPRRVVLPAEAAA, translated from the coding sequence GTGACGCCATCGGTTGTCTCCCGGCCGCCCGCACCCCGGCGACGGCGCGGCGGGCGTGTCAGCTGGACGCTCGTGACGCTGGCGTCGCTCGCGGTCACCGGATACTTCGTCGGTCAGTACATGACCGGAACGCTGGACGAGCTCGCCGCCGAGGAGGTCGGCCTCGCGACGACCTACGCGCCGCAGCCGTTCTGGGTCCGGATCGTGTTCTACGTCCACATCGTCTCGGCCGGGCTGGCGCTGGCGGTCGGGCCGTTCCAGTTCGTCAGGGCGATCCGGCGGCGCCTTCCCGTCGCGCACCGGTGGGCCGGCCGCACCTACGTGGCGGCCATCGCGTTCGCCGCGCCGTCCGGGCTGGTGATGGCGTTCTACAGCTCCGCCGCGTTCGTCGGGCTGTTCGGCTTCGGCACGCTCGCGGTCCTCTGGGGATGGACGACGTGGCGCGGATATCGCGCGATCCGGGCCCGGGACGTCGCCAGCCACCAGGCGTGGATGATCCGCAGCTTCGCGCTCACCTTCGCCGCGCCCACGCTCCGGCTGTGGTTCGGGCTGCTGATCGGCGTGCAGCTGCTGATGGGCCGGGCCGCGGAGATCAGCGTGGACGAGATCACCGGCATCGCGTACGCCGCGGTCCCGTTCCTCTGCTGGATGCCCAACGTCGTCGTGGCCGAACTGATGATCCGGCGCCGCAACCTGCCCGGTCTCCACCTCTCGCCGCCGCCGACGCCCCGCCGCGTGGTGCTGCCGGCCGAGGCCGCGGCGTAG
- a CDS encoding MarR family winged helix-turn-helix transcriptional regulator, with the protein MSETLPLNAVELRAWRAVIDGSWHLQTRLDDELRADTGLSMADYHVLVLLSEAPERRLRMGEIASRLVFSPSRLTYQISAMEKRGLVRRQPCPDDRRGSEAVLTEEGLSALRTAAAGHLTAVRRYLVDDLDETETEVLARVFTRLQARLRDAG; encoded by the coding sequence GTGAGCGAGACGCTTCCGCTGAACGCCGTCGAGCTGCGCGCCTGGCGTGCGGTGATCGACGGCAGCTGGCACCTGCAGACCCGGCTCGACGACGAGCTGCGGGCGGACACCGGGCTGAGCATGGCCGACTATCACGTCCTGGTGCTGCTCAGCGAGGCGCCGGAGCGGCGGCTGCGGATGGGGGAGATCGCCAGCCGGCTGGTCTTCTCGCCGAGCCGGCTGACCTACCAGATCTCGGCGATGGAGAAGCGCGGGCTGGTGCGGCGGCAGCCGTGCCCGGACGATCGCCGGGGGAGCGAGGCGGTGCTCACCGAGGAGGGGCTGTCCGCGCTGCGGACCGCGGCGGCCGGACATCTGACCGCGGTGCGGCGTTACCTGGTCGACGACCTCGACGAGACCGAGACCGAGGTGCTGGCCCGCGTCTTCACCCGGCTCCAGGCGAGGCTGCGGGACGCGGGATAG
- a CDS encoding DUF1684 domain-containing protein, translated as MDLLDLADWRERVAAMHLSDLDLAGFRAARDDLFRTHPQSPIADRASFTGLRYFPADPSFVADCPVRPAASGDPLEIDTGGADGIITYRRIGIAATPWGDLTLFWISAYGGGIFLPFRDATAPDETYGAGRYLTDTVKGTFGRGLTLLDAATVRLDFNYAYNPSCVYDDRWACPLAPPENRLTAAIRAGELNYH; from the coding sequence ATGGACCTGCTGGACCTGGCCGACTGGCGAGAGCGCGTCGCCGCGATGCACCTCTCCGACCTCGACCTCGCCGGGTTCCGGGCCGCCCGCGACGACCTCTTCCGGACCCACCCGCAGTCACCGATCGCGGACCGGGCGTCGTTCACCGGCCTGCGGTACTTCCCGGCGGACCCGTCGTTCGTCGCCGACTGCCCGGTCCGGCCCGCCGCGTCCGGCGACCCCCTGGAGATCGACACCGGCGGCGCGGACGGGATCATCACGTACCGCCGGATCGGGATCGCCGCGACGCCGTGGGGCGACCTGACGCTGTTCTGGATCTCCGCGTACGGCGGTGGGATCTTCCTCCCGTTCCGGGACGCGACGGCGCCGGACGAGACCTACGGCGCCGGCCGGTACCTGACCGACACGGTGAAGGGCACCTTCGGCCGCGGCCTCACGCTGCTCGACGCCGCCACCGTTCGCCTGGACTTCAACTATGCGTACAACCCGTCGTGCGTTTACGACGACCGCTGGGCGTGCCCGCTGGCACCGCCGGAGAACCGGCTGACGGCCGCGATCCGGGCCGGCGAGCTCAACTACCACTGA
- a CDS encoding Pycsar system effector family protein, producing MTRTMEPPEVAFTWRLHAGLESMAARADAKAGILLAHQGGAFVLGVTALQADHGGWIIGPALALVVAAMGTAAAVVVPVLRPRNQTVSTGDIVYFGHLREWAPPSLAERIEGLSKEDEIAMVTRQLVTLSRINWRKHRLLQISLSLTVSAMSVGAAAVTLL from the coding sequence ATGACACGGACGATGGAGCCACCGGAGGTGGCGTTCACCTGGCGGCTGCACGCCGGGCTGGAGTCGATGGCGGCCCGCGCGGACGCGAAGGCCGGAATTCTGCTGGCGCACCAGGGCGGTGCGTTCGTCCTCGGCGTCACGGCGCTGCAGGCCGACCACGGCGGCTGGATCATCGGGCCGGCGCTGGCGCTCGTGGTGGCCGCGATGGGCACGGCGGCCGCGGTGGTGGTGCCGGTGCTGCGACCGAGGAACCAGACGGTGTCCACCGGGGACATCGTCTACTTCGGTCACCTGCGGGAGTGGGCGCCGCCGTCGCTGGCGGAGCGGATCGAGGGGCTGAGCAAGGAGGACGAGATCGCCATGGTCACCCGGCAGTTGGTTACACTGAGCCGGATCAACTGGCGCAAACACCGGCTCTTGCAGATCTCCCTCAGCCTGACCGTTTCCGCGATGAGCGTCGGGGCCGCGGCCGTGACACTCCTCTAG
- a CDS encoding Crp/Fnr family transcriptional regulator produces MDHDYPYPEWGPGTFLAQLAPELVTELLALGVRRRFEAGHVLIRQGDRGTHVELLLLGFVKVTTLAGDADTLLSVRMPGELLGETAVLTGAPRNATVTTCGRVISVVLSGPAFEGFLRRRPDAMRLVTASVVGQLQFANRRRTDFGAYPAHIRLARVLIEIADGCGRSRPDGSVEIGVTLSQPELATMIGIAQATVQKAMQELRGKGLIETGYRRLVVCDLPALRAMTNV; encoded by the coding sequence GTGGACCATGACTACCCGTACCCGGAGTGGGGTCCCGGCACGTTTCTCGCCCAGCTGGCCCCGGAGCTGGTCACGGAGCTGCTCGCGCTCGGCGTGCGGCGCCGGTTCGAGGCGGGTCACGTGCTCATCCGGCAGGGCGACCGCGGCACCCACGTGGAGCTGCTGCTGCTCGGCTTCGTCAAGGTGACCACACTGGCCGGTGACGCGGACACGCTGCTGTCCGTGCGCATGCCCGGCGAGCTGCTCGGCGAGACCGCGGTGCTGACCGGCGCGCCACGCAACGCGACCGTGACCACGTGCGGCCGGGTGATCTCCGTGGTGCTGTCCGGGCCGGCGTTCGAGGGGTTCCTGCGCCGCCGGCCGGACGCGATGCGCCTGGTCACCGCGTCCGTCGTGGGGCAGTTGCAGTTCGCGAACCGGCGCCGGACCGACTTCGGGGCCTACCCGGCGCACATCCGGCTGGCCCGCGTGCTGATCGAGATCGCGGACGGCTGCGGGCGGTCCCGGCCGGACGGCAGCGTCGAGATCGGCGTGACGCTCAGCCAGCCCGAACTGGCCACGATGATCGGCATCGCGCAGGCCACGGTGCAGAAGGCGATGCAGGAACTGCGCGGAAAAGGGCTGATCGAGACCGGGTACCGCCGGCTGGTGGTCTGCGACCTTCCGGCCCTGCGCGCGATGACGAACGTCTGA
- a CDS encoding TetR/AcrR family transcriptional regulator: MAEKRTTYHHGDLRAALIAAGIELARQGGPQAVVLRAVARIVGVAPNSAYGHFPTLAALKSAVAQRAQTEMGAAMAAHLDAVEDAAPADPRQAATAYLREVGRSYVHFAIDEPGLFRTAMGGSPAGLRVPGGTPGADDGPEPDTLLLRALTRLTDAGCLRPADRSRAVTASWATVHGLSTLFLDLLAPVPAAEREAAIDDALDVLVAGLTARGAGPVG, translated from the coding sequence ATGGCCGAGAAGCGGACCACCTATCACCACGGCGATCTCCGTGCGGCCCTGATCGCGGCCGGGATCGAGCTCGCCCGGCAGGGCGGCCCGCAGGCGGTGGTGCTGCGTGCGGTGGCCCGGATCGTCGGCGTGGCGCCGAACTCCGCGTACGGCCACTTCCCCACGCTGGCCGCGCTGAAGTCGGCGGTCGCGCAGCGCGCGCAGACCGAGATGGGCGCGGCGATGGCCGCCCACCTGGACGCGGTGGAGGACGCCGCACCGGCCGATCCGCGGCAGGCGGCGACGGCGTACCTGCGCGAGGTCGGCCGGTCCTATGTGCACTTCGCGATCGACGAGCCGGGCCTGTTCCGCACCGCGATGGGCGGCAGCCCGGCCGGTCTCCGGGTGCCCGGCGGCACGCCAGGTGCCGACGACGGTCCCGAGCCGGACACGCTGCTGCTGCGCGCGCTCACCCGGCTGACCGACGCGGGGTGCCTGCGCCCGGCGGACCGGAGCCGGGCGGTGACCGCCAGCTGGGCCACCGTGCACGGGCTGTCGACGCTCTTCCTGGACCTGCTCGCCCCGGTCCCGGCCGCGGAGCGGGAGGCCGCCATCGACGACGCGCTCGACGTCCTCGTCGCCGGCCTCACCGCGCGCGGCGCCGGCCCGGTCGGTTGA
- a CDS encoding SDR family oxidoreductase, whose protein sequence is MATASEPASGWPAGTASEGGSGPLDGRVALVTGAAGGIGSAVVRALTADGATVVGADLHGAGRHRPLDVRDPAAVERLVAGVEATVGPIGILVNVAGVLRAGPVLETSDADWAEVFAVNATGVFHVSRAVARRMAARRTGVIVTVGSNAAGVPRMHLAAYAAAKAAAAHFTRCLGLELAGNGVRCNVVAPGSTDTDMLRALGSAPAAAVAGSAGAFRTGIPLGRVASPSDVADAVAYLVSDRARHVTMHDLYVDGGATLRA, encoded by the coding sequence ATGGCGACAGCGTCGGAACCGGCGAGCGGGTGGCCCGCCGGGACCGCCTCCGAGGGTGGTTCCGGGCCGCTGGACGGGCGGGTCGCGCTGGTGACCGGCGCGGCCGGCGGCATCGGGTCGGCCGTGGTGCGGGCGCTGACCGCGGACGGCGCCACGGTGGTCGGCGCGGACCTGCACGGCGCCGGCCGCCACCGCCCGCTCGACGTCCGCGACCCCGCGGCCGTGGAGCGCCTGGTCGCCGGCGTGGAGGCGACGGTCGGCCCGATCGGCATCCTGGTCAACGTGGCCGGCGTGCTGCGCGCCGGCCCGGTGCTGGAGACCAGCGACGCGGACTGGGCCGAGGTGTTCGCGGTCAACGCGACCGGGGTCTTCCACGTGAGCCGCGCGGTCGCGCGCCGGATGGCGGCCCGCCGCACCGGCGTGATCGTCACCGTGGGCTCGAACGCGGCCGGCGTACCCCGCATGCACCTGGCCGCCTATGCGGCCGCGAAGGCCGCGGCCGCGCACTTCACCCGCTGTCTCGGACTCGAGCTGGCCGGGAACGGGGTGCGGTGCAACGTGGTCGCGCCCGGATCCACCGACACGGACATGCTGCGCGCGCTCGGGTCCGCGCCGGCCGCCGCGGTCGCCGGGTCGGCCGGCGCGTTCCGGACCGGCATCCCGCTCGGCCGGGTCGCGTCGCCGTCGGACGTCGCGGACGCGGTCGCCTACCTCGTGTCCGACCGCGCCCGGCACGTGACCATGCACGACCTCTACGTGGACGGCGGCGCCACGCTGCGCGCCTGA
- a CDS encoding isochorismatase family protein has translation MPIPAITPYPMPQDLDLPAGGPSWRPDPRRAALLIHDMQRFFTRSLPAGASPTTALLTNIARVRDAAGAHGMPVFFSAQPGGATRTERGLLHDLWGPGMRAVPEDRDIEPSLAPRPGDVVIHKTRWSAFHGTGLAAALASAGRDQLIVCGVFAHLGCLFTAADAFTRDVAPFLVADAVADFTPAEHRAALTFAARRFAVVLHTATLLSALSPAVPTRPGRHADPGPET, from the coding sequence ATGCCGATCCCGGCGATCACGCCGTACCCGATGCCCCAGGATCTCGATCTTCCGGCCGGTGGGCCGTCCTGGCGGCCCGACCCGCGCCGCGCGGCGCTGCTGATCCACGACATGCAGCGGTTCTTCACCCGGTCGCTGCCGGCCGGCGCCTCACCCACCACCGCGCTGCTGACCAACATCGCACGGGTCCGGGACGCGGCCGGCGCGCACGGCATGCCGGTCTTCTTCAGCGCGCAGCCCGGCGGCGCGACGCGCACGGAACGCGGTCTGCTGCACGACCTGTGGGGCCCCGGCATGCGGGCCGTTCCGGAGGACCGGGACATCGAGCCGTCGCTCGCGCCGCGCCCCGGCGACGTGGTGATCCACAAGACCCGGTGGAGCGCGTTCCACGGCACCGGCCTGGCCGCGGCGCTGGCCTCGGCCGGGCGGGACCAGCTGATCGTCTGCGGCGTCTTCGCGCACCTGGGCTGCCTGTTCACGGCCGCGGACGCGTTCACCCGGGACGTCGCGCCGTTTCTGGTCGCGGACGCGGTCGCGGATTTCACGCCGGCCGAGCACCGGGCCGCGCTCACCTTCGCCGCGCGTCGCTTCGCCGTGGTGCTGCACACCGCCACGCTGCTCTCGGCGCTGTCGCCGGCCGTGCCCACGCGGCCGGGCCGGCACGCGGACCCGGGTCCGGAGACATGA